Proteins co-encoded in one Bacillus paramycoides genomic window:
- a CDS encoding helix-turn-helix domain-containing protein, giving the protein MQQTLEKIGKQVFYKRLQQKMTQEELCQGICSVSYLSKIENGKIEASEEILQLLCTRLEIAVTDLRDVEEDVKGKLDDWLNALVHLDKPQVERIYEELQGEMKHVLDFEIINYYKLLYTRYLIMKRDFPAVEEELESLKKMYKKYSPFQKLLYTYSKGLYYFLQHKYKTALDYLVQTEVMAKEQGYYETGIYYNLALVYNELEIEHMALHFAHLAMEGFKNEYKFRHVINCQLLIGLSYIQKRQYNEALAIYRNILREANSFADKDNITAIALNNMGYLHYHLKDYAKAKEYYLQCLQYKKEEDLDYIDAVYEIALQCIELKEFEEVKEWINKGIEVAKRDEKYKSMLYTLLILQYKYFEEKGVYKKFLETEALTFFKQEENKKDLKKVYLELAKYHEEVLEFQESNRYYRLTINLLEEKGGR; this is encoded by the coding sequence ATGCAACAAACATTAGAAAAAATAGGAAAACAAGTCTTTTACAAGCGGCTACAGCAAAAAATGACACAAGAAGAATTATGTCAGGGCATTTGTTCTGTCTCATACTTAAGTAAAATCGAAAATGGAAAGATCGAAGCATCAGAAGAAATTCTACAATTGCTCTGCACAAGGTTAGAAATTGCCGTGACGGATTTGAGAGATGTAGAAGAAGATGTGAAGGGGAAGCTGGATGATTGGTTAAATGCATTAGTTCATTTGGACAAGCCACAAGTAGAGCGCATATATGAAGAATTACAAGGTGAAATGAAGCATGTTTTAGATTTTGAAATTATAAATTATTATAAACTGCTTTATACGCGTTATTTAATTATGAAACGAGATTTTCCTGCTGTTGAAGAAGAATTAGAGAGCTTAAAAAAGATGTACAAAAAGTATTCGCCATTTCAGAAATTATTATATACGTATAGTAAAGGTCTATATTATTTTTTACAGCATAAATATAAAACGGCCTTAGATTATTTAGTTCAAACTGAAGTGATGGCGAAAGAACAAGGCTATTATGAAACTGGAATCTATTATAATTTAGCTCTCGTTTATAATGAATTAGAAATAGAACATATGGCTTTACATTTTGCTCATTTAGCTATGGAAGGCTTTAAGAATGAATATAAATTTCGTCATGTGATTAATTGCCAGTTATTGATAGGGTTAAGTTATATACAGAAAAGACAATATAACGAAGCTTTAGCAATTTATAGAAATATTTTAAGAGAAGCTAATTCTTTTGCGGATAAAGATAACATAACAGCGATTGCTCTAAATAACATGGGATATTTACATTACCATTTAAAGGATTATGCAAAAGCGAAAGAGTATTATTTACAATGTTTACAATACAAGAAGGAAGAAGATTTAGATTACATTGATGCTGTATATGAGATTGCATTGCAATGTATTGAATTGAAGGAATTTGAAGAAGTAAAAGAGTGGATTAATAAAGGGATAGAAGTTGCGAAAAGAGATGAGAAGTATAAAAGTATGTTATATACACTTTTAATACTTCAATATAAATATTTTGAAGAGAAGGGGGTGTATAAAAAGTTTTTAGAGACAGAAGCTTTAACATTTTTTAAGCAAGAGGAAAATAAAAAAGATTTAAAAAAGGTATATTTAGAGTTAGCAAAATATCATGAGGAAGTATTAGAATTCCAAGAAAGTAATCGATATTATAGACTAACTATTAATTTATTAGAAGAAAAGGGAGGAAGATGA
- a CDS encoding NprX family peptide pheromone, translating to MKKMIFGALALVAILVVLEPQYAWTGDMYGQAKEVIEVINS from the coding sequence ATGAAAAAAATGATTTTTGGTGCATTAGCATTAGTGGCTATATTAGTAGTGTTAGAACCTCAATATGCTTGGACTGGAGATATGTATGGTCAAGCTAAAGAAGTAATAGAAGTAATAAATTCTTAA
- a CDS encoding nicotinate phosphoribosyltransferase, translating to MTYYKDDSYALHTDLYQINMAYTYWKDGIYNRRSVFDLYFRKLPFENGYAVFAGLEKIVEYIENFSFTESDIAYLAELQFEEEFLHYLQNMKFTGTIRSMQEGEVVFNNEPLLRVDAPLGEAQIIETALLNIVNYQTLIATKAARMKHAANNDELLEFGTRRAHEFDAALWGTRAAFIGGFSSTSNVRAGKRFGIPVAGTHAHSFVQAYRDEYVAFKKYAETHKKCVFLVDTYDTLKSGVPNAIRVAKEFGDRIDFYGIRLDSGDMAYLSKKARNLLDEAGFTHTKIIASSDLDEYTIMHLKSQGAKIDVWGVGTKLITSFEQPALGAVYKLVAIEDTDGKLNDTIKISSNPEKITTPGLKRIYRIINRVNDHAEGDYIALDSEEPGKEERLKMFHPVHTYISKFVTNFEARELHKDIFVNGERTYELPDILDIQKYNEQSLALFWEEYMRTLNPEEYPVDLSQECWDHKMNYIQTVREQVEKNIQK from the coding sequence ATGACTTATTATAAAGACGATAGCTATGCCTTACATACAGATTTATATCAAATTAATATGGCTTATACATATTGGAAAGATGGTATTTACAATCGCCGCTCGGTGTTTGATTTATACTTTCGAAAACTTCCATTTGAGAACGGTTATGCTGTTTTTGCTGGTCTTGAAAAGATTGTAGAGTACATAGAAAACTTCAGCTTTACCGAAAGCGATATCGCTTATTTAGCAGAATTACAATTTGAAGAAGAATTCCTTCACTATTTACAAAATATGAAATTCACTGGGACGATTCGAAGTATGCAAGAAGGTGAGGTTGTATTTAATAACGAGCCTTTATTACGTGTTGATGCACCGCTCGGCGAAGCACAAATTATTGAAACTGCCTTGTTAAACATTGTGAATTACCAAACATTAATTGCAACGAAAGCTGCTCGTATGAAGCACGCTGCAAATAACGATGAACTTTTAGAATTCGGCACAAGACGTGCCCACGAGTTTGATGCTGCTCTTTGGGGCACACGTGCTGCCTTTATTGGTGGTTTCTCATCTACGAGTAACGTACGGGCTGGGAAACGCTTCGGAATACCTGTAGCCGGCACACACGCTCACTCTTTCGTTCAAGCATATCGTGATGAATATGTCGCGTTTAAGAAATATGCTGAGACACATAAAAAATGCGTCTTTCTCGTTGATACATATGACACATTAAAATCCGGTGTTCCAAATGCAATTCGCGTCGCGAAAGAGTTTGGGGATCGTATCGATTTTTATGGCATTCGCCTTGATAGTGGTGATATGGCTTATTTATCTAAAAAAGCAAGAAATCTACTAGATGAAGCTGGGTTTACACATACAAAAATTATTGCTTCTAGCGATTTAGATGAATACACAATTATGCACTTGAAATCTCAAGGAGCAAAAATTGATGTATGGGGCGTTGGAACAAAATTGATTACGTCCTTTGAGCAACCAGCGCTAGGGGCTGTTTATAAACTAGTTGCGATTGAAGATACTGATGGAAAGTTAAATGATACAATTAAAATTTCATCTAACCCGGAAAAAATCACTACTCCAGGACTGAAACGAATTTATCGCATTATCAATCGAGTTAATGATCATGCAGAAGGCGATTATATTGCATTAGATTCTGAAGAACCAGGAAAAGAAGAACGCTTAAAAATGTTTCACCCTGTTCACACGTATATAAGTAAATTTGTAACAAACTTTGAAGCTCGCGAACTGCATAAAGACATTTTCGTTAACGGTGAAAGAACATATGAACTACCAGACATATTAGATATTCAAAAATATAACGAACAGAGTCTCGCGCTCTTTTGGGAAGAGTATATGCGAACTTTAAATCCTGAAGAGTATCCTGTCGATTTAAGTCAAGAATGCTGGGATCATAAAATGAATTACATTCAAACTGTTCGAGAACAAGTTGAAAAAAATATACAAAAATAA
- a CDS encoding TVP38/TMEM64 family protein — translation MAETIQNFLTDYYSIAIPLSILINIVISLLGVIPSIFLTAINIQLFGVVNGTIISIAGEALGAIISFYIYRIGLQKFTHSKVNKYPKVERLLYVEGREAFLLVLSFRLIPFIPSSIVTLFAALGKMSLLSFSIASTIGKIPALLIEVYSAYHVMNGTNEAKWIVTIAGCVGLFYLWKKWRKK, via the coding sequence ATGGCTGAAACAATTCAAAACTTCTTAACAGACTATTATTCAATCGCAATTCCACTTAGTATTTTAATTAACATCGTTATTAGTCTTTTAGGTGTTATCCCTAGTATTTTTTTAACCGCTATTAACATACAGCTCTTTGGCGTAGTAAACGGAACGATTATTTCGATCGCAGGTGAGGCATTAGGGGCTATTATCTCGTTCTATATTTATCGTATAGGCCTTCAGAAATTCACTCACAGCAAAGTAAATAAGTACCCAAAGGTAGAACGCCTACTTTATGTAGAAGGTAGAGAGGCCTTTCTACTCGTTCTATCGTTTCGATTAATACCTTTCATCCCATCAAGTATCGTGACTTTATTTGCCGCTCTAGGCAAAATGTCATTACTCTCTTTCAGTATTGCCAGCACAATAGGTAAAATACCGGCTTTGCTAATCGAAGTATATTCTGCCTATCATGTCATGAATGGAACGAATGAAGCGAAGTGGATTGTCACAATCGCGGGGTGTGTTGGATTGTTTTATCTGTGGAAAAAATGGAGAAAAAAATAA
- a CDS encoding ArsR/SmtB family transcription factor — protein MAGNKVETPQETCSQTIIHEEVVDQVKQTIPTDESLSKVAELFKVLGDRTRTRILHALFEAEMCVCDLAYLLGMTQSSISHQLRVLKQAKLVKNRKEGKVVYYSLADQHVIHIFEQAFEHVNEEE, from the coding sequence ATGGCTGGAAATAAAGTAGAAACACCACAAGAGACATGTTCTCAAACGATAATTCATGAAGAAGTTGTTGATCAAGTAAAACAAACAATTCCAACTGATGAAAGTTTAAGTAAAGTAGCAGAACTATTTAAAGTATTAGGCGATCGTACACGTACGAGAATATTACATGCGTTATTTGAAGCAGAAATGTGCGTTTGTGATTTAGCGTATTTATTAGGAATGACACAATCATCTATTTCACACCAGCTTCGTGTGTTAAAGCAAGCGAAACTTGTAAAGAATCGTAAAGAAGGAAAGGTCGTTTATTATTCGTTAGCTGACCAGCACGTAATTCATATCTTCGAGCAAGCGTTTGAACACGTAAACGAGGAAGAATAA
- a CDS encoding heavy metal translocating P-type ATPase yields MAEALVKKKLMLEGLDCANCAMKIEKGVGNIEGVNSCSVNFATKTMVLETAQNKESEVVTEAKQLVTKLEPHIKVQEEKSTKVAKEIFILEGLDCANCAMKIENKVKEMPTVSAATVDFVSKKLRVEVANKRELEATVANIKNVVQKLEPDVKVVREEKGGYDHGHSHDHGEANVKKMVGRLVVGGILTAIAALAGLPQMITIPLFVLAYLLIGGDIVWRAVRNITRGQVFDENFLMAIATLGAFAIQQYPEAVAVMLFYQVGELFQSIAVNRSRKSITSLMDIRPDYANVKVGNETKQVSPEDVQIGDYIIVKPGEKVPLDGKVIEGTSMVDTSALTGESVPREVEVGNDVLSGFVNQNGVLTIEVTKEFGESTVSKILDLVQNASSKKAPTENFITKFARYYTPVVVITAAIMAFIPPLILEGATFADWIYRALVFLVISCPCALVVSIPLGFFGGIGGASKSGVLVKGSNYLEALNDVKYIVFDKTGTLTKGVFKVTKMEPSEGITNEELLEYAAFAEVYSNHPIAKSIRNAYGKSIDEKIIDDYNEISGHGTVVKVQGKEIFAGNAKLMRKENITFKQPETVGTLVHVAVDGKYAGYIVISDEVKEDSKQAIQKLKELGIKKTVMLTGDAKTVGEAVGKELGLDEVHAELLPQQKVEEIEKIDAAKHGKEKVAFVGDGINDTPVLARADVGIAMGGLGSDAAIEAADIVIMTDEPSKIATAVNIAKRTRRIVWQNIIFALGVKGLVLLLGAFGIATMWEAVFSDVGVTLLAVLNAMRVLRVKDL; encoded by the coding sequence ATGGCTGAAGCATTAGTGAAAAAGAAACTGATGTTAGAAGGTTTAGATTGTGCGAACTGTGCAATGAAAATCGAAAAAGGTGTTGGAAATATAGAAGGAGTAAATTCTTGCTCTGTAAATTTCGCAACAAAAACAATGGTTTTAGAAACAGCACAAAATAAAGAAAGCGAAGTTGTTACAGAAGCGAAACAACTCGTTACAAAATTAGAACCGCACATTAAAGTGCAAGAAGAAAAAAGCACAAAAGTAGCGAAAGAAATATTTATATTAGAAGGTTTAGATTGTGCAAACTGTGCGATGAAGATTGAAAATAAAGTGAAAGAAATGCCGACTGTTTCAGCAGCAACTGTTGATTTCGTATCAAAGAAATTAAGAGTTGAAGTAGCGAATAAAAGAGAATTAGAAGCGACTGTAGCAAATATAAAAAATGTCGTTCAAAAGTTAGAACCAGATGTGAAAGTTGTTCGGGAAGAAAAAGGTGGTTATGATCACGGGCATAGTCACGACCATGGTGAAGCAAATGTGAAAAAGATGGTAGGACGATTAGTGGTCGGCGGAATTTTGACAGCAATTGCTGCATTAGCTGGCTTACCACAAATGATCACAATTCCGTTATTCGTCCTTGCGTATTTATTAATAGGTGGAGATATCGTTTGGAGAGCGGTAAGAAACATAACTCGTGGTCAAGTGTTCGATGAGAACTTCTTAATGGCAATTGCAACACTAGGAGCTTTCGCGATTCAGCAATACCCAGAAGCGGTTGCAGTAATGTTATTCTATCAAGTAGGGGAACTATTCCAAAGTATTGCGGTAAATCGTTCTCGAAAATCAATTACTTCATTAATGGATATTCGTCCTGATTACGCAAATGTAAAGGTTGGAAATGAAACGAAACAAGTATCGCCAGAAGATGTACAAATCGGTGATTATATTATTGTGAAACCTGGTGAGAAAGTACCATTAGACGGAAAAGTAATTGAAGGAACATCAATGGTAGACACTTCAGCATTGACTGGTGAATCTGTACCACGTGAAGTGGAAGTTGGAAATGATGTCCTAAGTGGTTTTGTGAATCAAAATGGTGTATTAACAATTGAAGTTACAAAAGAGTTTGGCGAATCAACTGTATCAAAAATTTTAGATTTAGTTCAAAATGCAAGCAGTAAAAAAGCGCCGACAGAAAACTTTATTACGAAGTTTGCACGTTACTACACTCCAGTTGTAGTTATTACAGCAGCAATCATGGCGTTTATTCCACCACTTATTTTAGAAGGAGCTACATTTGCAGATTGGATTTATAGAGCGTTAGTGTTCTTAGTAATCTCTTGTCCATGTGCGTTAGTTGTATCTATTCCTCTTGGATTCTTTGGAGGTATCGGTGGCGCATCTAAAAGTGGTGTATTAGTAAAAGGAAGTAACTACTTAGAAGCTTTAAATGATGTGAAATATATTGTCTTTGATAAAACAGGAACATTAACAAAAGGTGTCTTCAAAGTTACAAAAATGGAACCAAGCGAAGGTATTACAAATGAAGAATTATTAGAGTATGCAGCATTTGCTGAAGTGTATTCTAACCATCCAATTGCAAAATCGATTCGAAATGCATATGGAAAATCAATTGATGAAAAAATCATCGATGATTATAACGAAATTTCTGGTCACGGTACAGTCGTAAAAGTACAAGGAAAAGAAATCTTTGCAGGTAATGCTAAATTAATGAGAAAAGAAAACATTACATTTAAGCAACCAGAAACAGTAGGTACATTAGTTCACGTTGCTGTAGATGGAAAATACGCAGGTTATATTGTTATCTCTGATGAGGTAAAAGAAGATTCAAAACAAGCAATTCAAAAGTTAAAAGAATTAGGTATTAAGAAGACAGTCATGTTAACTGGGGATGCAAAAACAGTTGGTGAAGCTGTTGGTAAAGAATTAGGTTTAGATGAAGTTCACGCAGAACTATTACCACAACAAAAAGTAGAAGAAATTGAAAAAATTGATGCAGCGAAGCACGGAAAAGAAAAAGTTGCTTTCGTTGGTGATGGCATTAATGACACACCTGTATTAGCAAGAGCAGATGTTGGTATTGCGATGGGCGGTTTAGGGTCAGATGCAGCAATTGAAGCGGCAGATATCGTTATTATGACTGATGAGCCTTCAAAAATTGCGACAGCTGTAAACATTGCAAAACGTACAAGACGCATTGTATGGCAAAATATCATCTTTGCATTAGGAGTAAAAGGATTAGTTTTATTACTTGGTGCTTTCGGTATTGCAACAATGTGGGAAGCTGTCTTCTCAGATGTCGGTGTGACACTACTTGCAGTGTTAAATGCAATGCGTGTACTACGAGTGAAAGATTTATAA
- a CDS encoding RNase A-like domain-containing lipoprotein, with product MKRISSLFLGSLLALMLILSGCAGKEQKTEKQTGNQSTSVEKISDNILDEMEGPPKNGHTIERHVGKSEEDLKNRLKTDKVSAASTYYDKETATKAVKDSLKQHDKEIQDWLKNSKEARLVLNTTHSFPVGKTVIKKNMNVKDKLVKTVTVLARDKSGDLGYKIITSYPSDK from the coding sequence ATGAAACGAATAAGTAGTCTTTTCTTGGGTAGTTTATTGGCACTCATGCTGATCTTAAGTGGATGTGCAGGAAAAGAACAAAAAACAGAGAAACAAACAGGGAATCAATCGACATCAGTAGAAAAAATTAGTGATAATATTTTAGATGAAATGGAAGGGCCACCTAAAAATGGTCATACGATTGAAAGACATGTAGGCAAATCAGAAGAAGATTTGAAGAACCGCTTGAAGACAGATAAAGTATCAGCAGCAAGTACATATTATGATAAGGAAACGGCAACGAAAGCTGTAAAAGATAGTTTGAAGCAGCATGATAAGGAAATTCAAGATTGGTTAAAAAATTCTAAAGAGGCTCGTCTCGTATTAAATACGACACATTCATTCCCGGTTGGAAAAACGGTAATAAAGAAAAATATGAATGTAAAAGACAAGTTAGTCAAAACTGTTACTGTTTTAGCGAGAGATAAGTCAGGAGATTTAGGATATAAAATCATTACTTCTTATCCATCTGATAAATAA
- a CDS encoding M4 family metallopeptidase, whose amino-acid sequence MKKKSLALVLATGMAVTTFGGAGSAFADSKNVLSTKKYNETVQSPEFISGDLTGATGKKAESVVFDYLNAAKGDYKLGEKSAQDSFKVKQVKKDAVTDSTVLRLQQVYEGVPVWGSTQVAHVSKDGSLKVLSGTVAPDLDKKDKLKNKNKIEGAKAIEIAQKDLGVTPKYEVEPKADLYVYQNGEETTYAYVVNLNFLDPSPGNYYYFIEADSGKVLNKYNKLDHVANEDKSPVKQEDPKQEAKPAAKPVTGTNAVGTGKGVLGDTKSLNTTLSSSSYYLQDNTRGATIFTYDAKNRTTLPGTLWVDADNVFNAAYDAAAVDAHYYAGKTYDYYKATFNRNSINDAGAPLKSTVHYGSKYNNAFWNGSQMVYGDGDGVTFTSLSGGIDVIGHELTHAVTEYSSDLIYQNESGALNEAISDVFGTLVEYYDNRNPDWEIGEDIYTPGKAGDALRSMSDPTKYGDPDHYSKRYTGTSDNGGVHTNSGIINKAAYLLANGGTHYGVTVSGIGKDKVGAIYYRANTQYFTQSTTFSQARAGLVQAAADLYGANSAEVAAVKQSYSAVGVN is encoded by the coding sequence ATGAAAAAGAAAAGTTTAGCATTAGTGTTAGCGACAGGAATGGCAGTTACAACGTTTGGAGGGGCAGGATCTGCATTTGCGGATTCTAAAAATGTACTCTCTACGAAGAAGTACAATGAGACGGTGCAGTCACCGGAGTTTATTTCTGGTGATTTAACTGGGGCAACTGGTAAGAAAGCAGAATCTGTTGTGTTTGATTACTTAAACGCGGCAAAAGGTGATTATAAGTTAGGGGAAAAGAGTGCGCAAGATTCTTTCAAAGTGAAACAAGTGAAGAAAGATGCTGTAACTGATTCAACAGTATTACGTTTGCAACAAGTATATGAAGGAGTACCTGTATGGGGGTCTACGCAAGTAGCTCACGTAAGTAAAGATGGTTCTTTAAAAGTATTGTCTGGAACAGTTGCGCCTGATTTAGACAAAAAGGACAAGTTGAAAAATAAAAATAAGATTGAAGGCGCAAAAGCAATTGAAATTGCGCAAAAAGATTTAGGGGTTACACCTAAATATGAGGTAGAACCAAAAGCGGACTTATATGTATATCAAAACGGTGAAGAAACAACATATGCATACGTTGTAAATCTAAACTTCTTAGATCCAAGCCCAGGAAACTACTATTACTTCATTGAAGCAGACAGCGGTAAAGTATTAAATAAATATAATAAACTTGATCATGTAGCAAATGAAGATAAATCACCAGTTAAGCAAGAGGATCCTAAACAAGAAGCAAAGCCAGCTGCAAAGCCTGTAACAGGAACAAATGCAGTGGGTACTGGTAAAGGGGTATTAGGAGATACAAAATCACTTAATACAACGTTATCTAGCTCATCTTACTACTTACAAGATAATACGCGTGGAGCAACGATTTTCACATATGATGCGAAAAATCGTACTACGTTACCAGGAACTTTATGGGTAGATGCAGATAATGTTTTCAATGCAGCGTATGATGCAGCGGCAGTAGATGCTCATTACTATGCAGGTAAAACATATGATTATTATAAAGCTACATTTAATAGAAACTCTATTAATGATGCAGGAGCACCATTAAAATCAACAGTTCATTACGGAAGTAAGTATAATAATGCATTCTGGAACGGCTCACAAATGGTATACGGAGATGGTGATGGTGTAACGTTCACTTCATTATCTGGTGGTATTGATGTAATTGGACATGAATTAACGCATGCGGTTACAGAGTATAGCTCAGATTTAATTTATCAAAATGAATCGGGAGCATTAAATGAAGCTATTTCAGATGTTTTTGGTACATTAGTAGAGTATTATGATAACCGTAATCCAGATTGGGAAATTGGGGAAGATATTTATACGCCTGGTAAAGCAGGAGATGCGCTTCGCTCTATGAGTGATCCAACGAAATACGGTGATCCAGACCATTACTCTAAGCGTTACACTGGTACTAGTGACAATGGTGGCGTTCATACGAATAGCGGTATTATTAACAAAGCGGCTTATTTATTAGCGAATGGTGGCACGCATTACGGTGTGACTGTGAGTGGTATTGGCAAAGATAAAGTAGGAGCGATTTATTACCGTGCAAACACGCAATATTTCACTCAATCTACTACGTTTAGTCAAGCTCGTGCTGGTTTAGTACAAGCTGCAGCTGATTTATATGGTGCTAACTCTGCAGAAGTAGCAGCAGTGAAGCAATCATATAGTGCTGTTGGTGTAAACTAA